The window GATGTGATACATCTAGACTAGCACCCGTAAATTTTACGCTTCATTTCGAATTAGATTTATGCCACGCATACAATTTCTTAACACTtgcgcatcatccatcacactccgccAGTGTATGAAAGTCTTCCTCTATCATTCATTTATTCTACTGAAAAAGACCATCGTTTGTTTCTATTCATAGAAAATAAGTAATTTAAAACGTGGCAAATCTAAAGCTAATATATATGATAAAGAGAAGGTATCAAATCCAACCAGTTAGACCAAAAAATACAGTCCACCCATCAAATAACTCCAATTCCATCATGTGCATACGACATTCAGCTCTTCCAATAGGTTGCGCCAACCATAAGTACATCCACTCACCATTTCTGGCCATTGATAAATAACCAAATACAAATGCTGTCCACTCATatgagtggatgtggctgatttctGTGCTAAGGCAGATAAactattggacaggttggatgttgcacaagcatgaaaggttggaagttattcatTGGGTGGACTGTTGTGGTCCGACTGGTTGGGCTTGAGACCTCATCCACAGGAAAGTGGTCAAATGAATAATGCATTTTCTGGAAATTTATTGAAGGGCTATATCAAGTGATGGTGGACCACCATCTTTAAGATGGGGGTGGATATTTCCATATTGTGAAATAAAAGGAATCATATAGCGTCCTACCAAAGGTCCACTCTGCCAGTGAACAGGATACCTTACATGTGGGACTGAATCCCAGCTCTATGATTTGACCATGTAATTGGTTGTTGGGAGTGGCTAAGGGTGGCAACGGACCGTATTTTGGTGGCCTGACACTTAAGGTCCAAGGCAGAGCCTGCCCAACCTGGCATGGGCCTGGACCCAACTGAGCCCAGAATTTGATGTAATTGGTGTTTCTCCTTGAATATTCCTAATCTAtttgttgatcaagtgggccacctatgCAGAAAGAGATAGACAGTCAAGTGGAAAGAAATCAAGGCTCTACATTCACGATAAATGGTTTTCTTAATCGAGGATTAGAATGACGTATGTATGTTATACGAGTGGTACGCATGAAATTGGATCAGGCCAGGCCAAAATGACTGGAGCCCAACCCCGGCTCGAATATTGATTGACCCATGCATGCCAGGCCTAACCCTGGATCATGGACAAACTAATATGTCCAAGCCTGGGTTTATCAGGTGGGTGGGCTGCCTGTGGCTAGGGTTGGCAACAGGCTAGGCTCCTGATTTTAGGCTTGACATAGACATATTAGCTCGGTCTATGGGCCAGCATTAGGCCTGGCATATATGGCTCGATCAATTTTCGGGCCACAGTTGGGTTTAAGCTAGCCCGACTTGATCTGGACTAACCCAGCTCAGCCAGCCCAACTTCATATGTACATGTGTTTTATTCTACATAGGCGCCGTTCTAAGCATTGGTTACGCATTTGTTTCATCTTCCATGTAGACCTTGGTTTCATATATATCTAAATGTCTATTCATGTGAGGGCCACCTGATCAAAGAATGGATTAGTAAAACCAAATTTTCAGGCGTGTTGGTAGATTTTCAGCCAGGTCGTGCAGACCAGTTGGTGTAATTTTAATACCTTGTACGTATGGTCTTAATCTTCACAGGCTGCCGCAAATTCCTGAGAGGATCTCTTTTTCTGGTTGGAGAGATTGGCGGCAATGATTACGCCCAACTGTTCAGTAATGGATGGAGCTTAGAAAAGATCCAGACCTTTGTTCCCCAAGTTGTTAGTACCATTACTTCCGCAGTCGATGTGAGTAGTAAAAAGAAGaggaattctttctttttcttggtgATTACATTCCATCAATCCATTTAACTTTGATTTGTTGGATTTGAATTGCAGACGCTGATCGAACATGGAGCCATGACACTTGTGGTCCCAGGTGGTCTGCCGTTGGGATGCTTTGCCTCAGTTCTCACATTTGGAGCGAGCTTGAATAAGGAAGATTATGACAATGAAACTGGTTGCCTAAAGAGATGGAATGAGTTACTCCAGTATCACAACGATCGACTGCAAATAGAGCTGGACCGGATGCGGAACCTCCACCCTCATGTCATCATCATCTATGCTGATTATTACAATTCTGCGATGCGCATCTACCGCTCTCCTCTTCAGTTCGGTGCGCTCTTCAACTCCTTTTGATAGTTGGTACCAGTCAATGAGGCCAATGAACCAACCACTCATAACTTTATACGTGCAAATGGGTCATGCTTGGTCAGGCTGAGGTGGGATCTGTATCCGACCCATTTAATAATAAGGTCAGAATTTTGGTCCTGGACCCAATCCATTAAAATTCTGTTGGGCATGGATCGGGTCTTAAGTAAAAACAAAAACCGACTTATTTATTTAGGAAGTGGATTCCCTCGTGAcccttttatccatgctgtccatccatttttccagctcatttcaggcatgagcccaaaaatgaagcagatccaaagctcaactcgaccacattacaggaaacagtggtgacaatgacacccaccattaaagatTCCTAGGccacattgtgatgtttatttgccattcaatccgttcataaggtcacacagacctggatcaagggaaaacaaaaatatcagtttgatccaaaacattgttGGCCCACGAGAACTTTTAACGGTGGGttttcaatcacaactatttcttgtggtgtggtccacttgagctttggatctgcttcaggcAAAATGGATACactgcgtggataaaaccatATCCCCCCACCCCCCTACAATGCCTGTCAGGGTCACTAGGCAATCTGCTTCTATTTATTTAATGGTTCAGGTCCAGGTCCAGGTCCAGGAAACCTGACCCATTTATCTCATGGGTCGGTATAGTATTAATTAGTTGAGAAAAATACTCCTGTGCTCtctaagttacagtgctcctaatTGCATTCATTCACTTGGACAATCCTatcaattgatctgaactgtctgtTCACTCTAGAACACATTTTATGCACCACCATACGCAAAATCACactaattggatgatccaatccatccttaatTTGGCCTTATCTTCTCTAGTCATCCCTTTTCTAACCATGGATTTGGTCTTATTTTCTCTACCCATTCCTTTTCTAAACCATGGataggatggttatgattgccttacAAAAGTGATTCTTCAATCAAATTATTGATTGAAtctatttttgtgtaaacaatcttgaccatcGATTTTGAAGTCCATTGATCAAATAGTTAATATTTATCGAATTGGTGTGATGTTTGCGTGGTACCCATGAAATGTGCTTTGGATTTAATGAACAGGAACAATGTATTTGTCACAACACAACCAAGAGAACTACTAACTATTACTGTTgtgagagcattggagcatttctcttatTAATTAATTAACCAAATGTTTACACTTCGTTACACTGGCTACTTTCGGCGGGTTtgaaccatttttggaaaatcacAAACCAGACCCATTTCAAGTCCCTGTTTGAGTCAAGTTGATGTTGAGAGGTCTAGGGCCTGGCTCATCTAGTATTTGAGGTCAAACTTTTGAAACCCAAACTTACTCCAAGGGTCCGAATTTTGTCCCTGACCCACTTATAGATGGGTCGGTTCCAATAACTTGTCAGCTCAACCAACTTATTTACAACCCTTCCTGATGGGTCAATGGAGGAAAAATACCACAAACAGCAGACAAATCTAGCCACCAGATCTGTTGCAGACTAGAAATATAAAAACAGTCGACCTTTTCCATTCAAAGGGGAATAGAAGTCTACGATAGCCCAATTGGTGGGGGGTTTTTGCACAGTGGGTTATTGATGGTAAGGCCAACCAGATAGACTGTCCATAGTGAAAATTAAGCAAGATCCAAAACAAATCAGAGAGCCCTTTATAGAACAGACTCATGCGTTCATGTCATTGGATTGCAGGATTTAGCAAGGGAGCACTCTCTGCATGTTGTGGAAGCGGCGGTCCTTACAATTATAACTCCTCTGTCCTATGTGGTACTCATGAAGCACGAATCTGCAATGACCCATCGTTGTATTGGAACTGGGATGGAAGCCACCCCACTGAAGGTGGGCATAGAATGATTGCAGACGATGTAATCAGTGGACCATATGCCTTTCCACCCATTACTTGTCCATGTCTGCAACTAGCATCACATGTTAAATATCCTCATTACCACACCAAGAGCCAGAGTTTCAGGGCATCGGTGTAGCATATCGTATCATTGATATGTTACACAATAGCTGGTGCAAAAATATTAGTTGGCAAATATGGTGAATGTATTGTATGCCTGCACGCGATATTCCAATCAATGTTTATTCCACAATAGTGGAATATAAAAGTAATGGCTATTAGCACTTTGGGGTTCTTCTAATGTACATGGCACAATTGGTGAGCATGCTTGCTAATCTAGACCATTCAGTAGATGGGAATTGAGGGAATCGGTATACACTTCACTTTCAGATGTGTGATATCAATTGGGCTAGGCTGCATGGCACAGCCCAAGTAAACCTCTTTTCTGCTCGGTTTGGGCTTGAATTGCTGCTGAGTTATATCTATTTACGCTGGACATGTTGCTGTAGTCAGTTAAGGCCAGCTAATAGGCACTTCAGCCAAATCTATTTAACGTTGGACGGCGGAGAATTTCGCTGGTGATCCCCGCCCATTTGCCAACTTGGCAAGGAACAAGATACTACAATTGTTTGTATGTAAGATCATAACCAACGAGACACATGATAATGGACCGAATAACACGCATAGCAAGTCCATTCGAATAGGCCGACATTTCAGTGATCAAGACATTGCCAAGGTTGACTCCACCGTTGATGGACCATTCCCGGCCCGAACAATTTCCTAGTtttagaaaaacaaaaacaaaaaccctaGTATCCAATCTTGGCTGTGAATGTAGACAATTGCATCATTCATTTCTCAATCGCCAACCTATAGGCCACTAATCAACGGATTCGAATTCGTCATTGTTTAAACCAAGCCTAATATAGTTAGGTTATATGACTTATAAGACGCCACATGGTAATAATGTTTCGCACATGATTAAGATGAAGTTCCAAGCCAAGAAGCTAAAGGTGTGTCCATTTTGAAAAGCAATACATGCAAGAGTTTAGAAAAGACAATGCATAAAATCAAGagtatagcaaaaaaaaaaaaaaaaaactgtttagcAAAGCATTAAAGATGAGA is drawn from Magnolia sinica isolate HGM2019 chromosome 5, MsV1, whole genome shotgun sequence and contains these coding sequences:
- the LOC131245345 gene encoding GDSL esterase/lipase At1g28570-like codes for the protein MAFFSSTLFFNLHLFLTIFLSFSGTDPVSGCYNSIFSFGDSLTDTGNWLYINSSSNIGNFPYGETFFHHPTGRSSDGRVVVDFIAQAFGLPFLPPYRACSDGRDLRHGANFAVAGATAIDAASYEEKKIGGVVANISLVDQIEWFKGLLPSLCLSSSGCRKFLRGSLFLVGEIGGNDYAQLFSNGWSLEKIQTFVPQVVSTITSAVDTLIEHGAMTLVVPGGLPLGCFASVLTFGASLNKEDYDNETGCLKRWNELLQYHNDRLQIELDRMRNLHPHVIIIYADYYNSAMRIYRSPLQFGFSKGALSACCGSGGPYNYNSSVLCGTHEARICNDPSLYWNWDGSHPTEGGHRMIADDVISGPYAFPPITCPCLQLASHVKYPHYHTKSQSFRASV